In Dermatophilus congolensis, a genomic segment contains:
- a CDS encoding RDD family protein — translation MDARPSGWYDDPDDPELLRYWDGVLWTEHTALRRPPQNRTDQPPTTPVTQPTTFPLNPPGGNGMRTASGAWRGMGIIAADGHELAHWWRRAMAYIIDVFVLAAIALPFLYTPISAALPQLQAWIERTVAVAQQGGTTPPEMPQELLSALASASLMLVLIRLTYEVVTVRQWGGGVGKLLLGLRVRGYGHTGTLGWAPALRRAVIKNIYSMVGGLPLLGALALGFQVASFAWPLWDKQRQALHDKIATTEVIRITRGTQQW, via the coding sequence ATGGATGCGCGCCCTTCCGGCTGGTACGACGACCCCGACGACCCCGAGCTGCTCCGCTACTGGGACGGAGTCCTATGGACTGAACACACAGCGCTTCGCCGCCCACCGCAAAACCGCACCGACCAACCCCCAACCACACCAGTCACCCAACCCACCACATTCCCCCTGAACCCACCAGGGGGAAACGGCATGCGCACCGCCAGCGGAGCATGGCGCGGCATGGGAATCATCGCCGCCGACGGGCACGAACTCGCCCACTGGTGGCGCCGAGCAATGGCTTACATCATCGACGTTTTTGTTCTCGCCGCCATCGCGCTGCCCTTCCTCTACACCCCCATATCTGCAGCCCTACCGCAACTGCAGGCATGGATTGAACGCACCGTAGCCGTAGCTCAACAAGGCGGCACCACCCCGCCAGAAATGCCCCAAGAACTCCTCTCGGCGCTAGCTAGCGCCAGTTTGATGCTCGTCCTCATCAGACTCACCTACGAAGTCGTCACCGTGCGTCAATGGGGCGGCGGCGTCGGTAAACTACTCCTAGGGCTACGGGTACGCGGATACGGTCACACAGGCACTCTCGGGTGGGCCCCAGCACTGCGCCGAGCCGTCATCAAAAACATCTACAGCATGGTCGGCGGTTTGCCCCTGCTGGGGGCTCTAGCCCTCGGATTCCAAGTAGCCAGTTTCGCCTGGCCACTCTGGGACAAACAACGCCAGGCACTGCACGACAAAATCGCCACCACTGAAGTCATACGTATCACTCGAGGCACGCAACAGTGGTGA
- a CDS encoding nicotinate phosphoribosyltransferase: MVQAALRSGAAHRRSVFELFGRRLPEGRRYGVVAGTGRLLNALQNFRFGDEELSFLRENKVVDADTLEFLANFRFSGDIWGYPEGEVFFPGSPLLIVESTFAEAVLLETVALSIYNFDCAVAGAASRMATAAGARPLIEMGARRTHEQAAVAASRAAYICGFNTTSDLEAGRRHGIPTAGTSAHSFALLHDSEEEAFAAQVASMGKGTTLLVDTYDVRRAVETAVRIAGPELGGVRIDSGDLVTQAREVRAQLDELGATQTRIVVTSDLDEYAIAALAAAPVDVYGVGTQLVTGSGAPTAGLVYKLVAHENSAGTMVNVAKRSVAKDSVGGRKVAARRLGADGIAEAEVIGIGEAPAMGSNDRLLLVPLVQGGQIVAQDDPHAARQRRLAALAELPSKALRLSKGSPVIPTMWVEGDQTVRIVGDIPG, encoded by the coding sequence ATGGTGCAGGCTGCGCTCCGTTCAGGGGCGGCGCATCGTCGGAGTGTGTTCGAGCTTTTCGGGCGCCGTCTTCCAGAGGGGCGTCGATACGGCGTCGTGGCTGGGACTGGGCGTTTATTGAATGCTTTGCAGAATTTCCGTTTCGGGGATGAGGAGTTGTCATTCCTGCGGGAGAACAAGGTGGTGGATGCAGACACCTTGGAGTTCCTCGCGAATTTCCGTTTCTCAGGCGATATTTGGGGCTATCCCGAGGGTGAGGTGTTTTTCCCTGGTTCTCCGTTGCTCATTGTGGAGAGCACGTTCGCTGAGGCGGTGCTGCTTGAGACAGTGGCATTGTCGATCTACAACTTTGATTGCGCGGTGGCTGGTGCGGCTTCGCGGATGGCTACGGCTGCCGGGGCACGGCCTTTGATCGAGATGGGAGCTCGTCGTACGCATGAGCAGGCGGCGGTGGCAGCCTCGCGTGCGGCATATATCTGTGGCTTCAACACGACAAGTGATTTGGAGGCTGGCCGTAGACACGGCATCCCTACTGCGGGGACGAGTGCGCACTCGTTTGCGTTGCTGCATGACTCCGAAGAGGAAGCATTCGCGGCGCAGGTGGCGAGCATGGGCAAGGGGACCACGCTTTTGGTCGATACCTACGATGTGCGTCGTGCTGTGGAGACGGCGGTGCGTATCGCTGGGCCTGAATTGGGTGGGGTTCGGATCGATTCGGGTGATTTGGTGACTCAGGCACGTGAGGTGCGTGCCCAGCTTGATGAGTTGGGGGCTACTCAGACACGCATTGTTGTGACCTCGGATTTGGATGAGTATGCGATTGCTGCTTTGGCGGCTGCGCCTGTGGATGTGTATGGCGTGGGGACGCAGCTTGTGACCGGTTCGGGAGCCCCCACTGCGGGGCTGGTGTACAAGCTTGTCGCGCATGAGAACTCGGCGGGGACGATGGTGAATGTGGCCAAGCGGAGCGTCGCGAAGGATTCAGTAGGTGGCCGTAAGGTCGCGGCGCGGCGGTTGGGTGCTGATGGTATTGCTGAGGCCGAGGTGATTGGTATCGGTGAGGCTCCCGCCATGGGGTCGAATGATCGACTGCTGCTGGTTCCGTTGGTTCAGGGCGGCCAGATCGTGGCGCAGGATGATCCGCATGCGGCACGCCAGCGGCGTTTGGCTGCGTTGGCGGAGTTGCCGAGTAAGGCATTGCGGTTGTCGAAAGGGTCACCGGTCATTCCGACGATGTGGGTCGAGGGTGACCAGACGGTGCGGATTGTCGGTGACATCCCTGGCTGA
- the clpS gene encoding ATP-dependent Clp protease adapter ClpS, with translation MSTAPTGPSEGTATLELPEMDQLPDTPWITLVWNDPVNLMSYVTYVFQTYFGYSKDKATALMLDVHHKGRAVVATGPREQMERHVEALQSYGLWATFQKDE, from the coding sequence ATGAGCACCGCACCCACGGGCCCATCCGAGGGGACAGCCACCCTCGAACTACCCGAGATGGATCAACTCCCAGACACCCCATGGATCACGCTGGTGTGGAACGACCCAGTGAACCTCATGTCATACGTGACATACGTATTCCAGACCTACTTCGGCTACAGCAAAGACAAAGCAACCGCCCTCATGCTGGACGTACACCACAAAGGCCGCGCCGTGGTTGCAACCGGACCTCGTGAACAAATGGAACGCCACGTCGAAGCGCTACAGAGCTACGGCCTATGGGCCACATTCCAGAAAGACGAATGA
- a CDS encoding DUF2017 family protein: MMNYGFTRDGDRFVADLDDEEREIIVGLIEQTAELLEQAAPAEPENHHPDSEDSTGDMGGEFERMMTAAGLGPTSQDPSSNPPTTGFINENALAADPALGRLLPDAHHDDPLAAAEFRAWSGDTVRRTKLNRLHAAADTLRPDGTPLNIDEDTAVTVLIALTDLRLVLAERLGLHDEEDVERLEQAIQDGQMNDATALILTYDFLTWLQETLASSLT, from the coding sequence ATGATGAACTACGGATTTACTCGTGACGGCGACCGCTTTGTCGCAGACCTTGACGACGAAGAACGCGAAATCATCGTCGGCCTCATCGAACAGACCGCCGAACTCCTGGAACAGGCCGCACCAGCCGAGCCCGAAAACCACCACCCAGACAGCGAGGACAGCACCGGCGACATGGGAGGTGAATTCGAACGCATGATGACCGCCGCCGGGTTAGGCCCCACCAGTCAGGACCCCAGCAGCAACCCCCCAACCACAGGGTTCATCAACGAGAACGCTCTAGCCGCCGACCCCGCCCTCGGACGCCTCCTACCTGATGCTCACCACGATGACCCACTCGCCGCAGCCGAATTCCGTGCCTGGTCCGGCGACACCGTCCGCCGCACCAAACTGAACCGCCTTCACGCCGCCGCAGACACCCTCCGCCCCGACGGAACCCCTCTAAACATCGACGAAGACACAGCCGTCACCGTGCTCATCGCCCTCACCGACCTTCGACTGGTCCTAGCTGAACGTCTAGGGCTCCACGACGAAGAGGATGTTGAACGGCTCGAACAAGCAATCCAAGACGGCCAGATGAACGACGCCACAGCGCTGATCCTCACCTACGACTTCCTCACCTGGCTGCAAGAAACCCTCGCCAGCTCACTAACCTGA
- the murI gene encoding glutamate racemase, with the protein MVERDAPIGIFDSSLGGLTVARAVLDQLPNESIAYLGDTARAPYGPRPIAQTREYALSCLDRLVDKGVKILVIACNTASAAVLHDARERYDVPVVEVIRPAVRRAAAITRNGSVGVISTEGTHKSRAYIDAFAAAPQLTVVSQPCPRFVEFVEQGTTSGEELHQVAHEYLDPLIERGVDTLILGCTHYPLLTGVISYVVGESVTLVSSAEETARDVYRILADRDALRPDTATPPIHTFNTTGDPAEFARLASRFLGPEVDSVQAEGNAVSAQP; encoded by the coding sequence GTGGTTGAACGCGACGCACCCATCGGCATCTTCGACTCCAGCCTCGGCGGCCTCACCGTCGCCCGCGCAGTGCTGGACCAGCTTCCCAACGAGTCGATCGCCTACCTCGGAGACACGGCCAGGGCTCCCTACGGTCCCCGGCCCATCGCCCAAACCCGCGAATACGCCCTCTCCTGCTTGGACCGCCTAGTCGACAAAGGTGTCAAAATCCTTGTCATCGCGTGCAACACAGCCAGCGCTGCAGTCCTGCATGATGCCCGCGAACGCTACGACGTGCCTGTCGTAGAAGTGATCCGTCCTGCAGTGCGCCGCGCCGCAGCCATAACCCGAAATGGATCGGTCGGCGTCATATCGACCGAAGGAACCCACAAATCACGGGCTTACATTGACGCCTTCGCCGCAGCTCCCCAGCTCACCGTCGTCAGCCAGCCATGCCCACGATTCGTGGAATTCGTGGAACAAGGCACCACCAGCGGAGAAGAACTCCACCAGGTCGCCCACGAATACCTCGACCCACTCATCGAACGCGGCGTCGACACTCTCATCCTCGGATGCACCCACTACCCACTCCTGACCGGCGTGATCAGTTACGTCGTCGGCGAATCCGTGACACTAGTCTCTTCTGCCGAAGAAACGGCGCGGGACGTGTACCGCATCCTCGCCGATCGTGATGCACTGCGTCCTGACACCGCCACCCCACCCATACACACCTTCAACACCACGGGTGACCCAGCCGAATTCGCACGTCTAGCAAGCCGGTTCCTCGGGCCGGAAGTCGACAGCGTCCAGGCCGAAGGGAATGCGGTATCAGCCCAGCCCTAA
- a CDS encoding MBL fold metallo-hydrolase, with protein MFVTAVGNSGSYPGPQSAASCYLVQAEHHGRTWNIVLDLGSGSLGYLQRYIEPADLDAVLLTHLHPDHCLDICPLYVLLSHHPTRRRDNPMPVHAPPGAAERLARAYHVDETEPLTDRYIFTDLIDRTPLRIGPFHITPIRMRHPVTTFGFRIEADGAIFAYTGDTDTTPNLTPLLRNADLVLADSAFIEGRDTVPGIHMHGRAVAQAALTAGGIKRLVLTHIPAWNDPEICRAQAATLWPNVELCHPGQRFTVTR; from the coding sequence GTGTTCGTCACCGCCGTCGGTAATTCGGGCAGTTACCCTGGGCCACAATCGGCCGCATCGTGCTACCTAGTACAAGCCGAACACCACGGACGAACCTGGAACATCGTGCTGGACCTAGGCAGCGGATCCCTGGGATACCTGCAACGCTACATCGAACCCGCTGACCTCGACGCAGTCCTGCTCACTCACCTGCACCCCGACCACTGCCTCGACATATGCCCCCTATACGTGCTGCTCAGCCATCACCCCACCCGCCGTCGAGATAACCCCATGCCCGTCCACGCACCCCCTGGCGCTGCAGAACGACTCGCCCGGGCCTACCACGTTGACGAAACCGAGCCCCTCACCGACCGATACATCTTCACCGACCTCATCGACCGCACCCCCCTCCGAATCGGCCCATTCCACATCACCCCCATCCGTATGCGCCACCCTGTCACCACCTTCGGATTTCGAATCGAAGCTGACGGCGCCATCTTCGCCTACACCGGCGACACCGACACCACCCCCAACCTCACCCCCCTGCTGCGGAATGCAGACCTCGTGCTCGCCGACAGTGCCTTCATCGAAGGCCGCGACACCGTCCCAGGTATCCACATGCACGGGCGCGCCGTCGCCCAAGCAGCCCTGACCGCAGGGGGCATCAAACGTCTTGTCTTAACCCATATCCCTGCCTGGAACGACCCCGAAATCTGCCGAGCACAAGCCGCCACGCTCTGGCCCAACGTGGAACTCTGCCACCCCGGACAACGCTTCACTGTCACACGGTGA
- the rph gene encoding ribonuclease PH — protein MTRHDGRLDDQLREVRITRNWLDHAEGSVLVEFGRTRVLCAASFTEGVPRWKKGSGTGWLTAEYAMLPRATNTRSDRESRKGKIGGRTHEISRLIGRSLRACVDLKQLGENTIVLDCDVLQADGGTRTAAITGAYVALVDAVRAGRRMGAIRPSATPITGSIAAVSVGVVEGHPVLDLDYPEDSTADTDMNIVMTGDGRFVEVQGTAEGDPFDRELLGALLDLATTGCAELTRRQQEALEATPREQM, from the coding sequence ATGACTCGACACGACGGACGACTAGACGACCAACTCCGCGAAGTACGCATCACCCGTAACTGGCTCGACCACGCCGAAGGCAGCGTGCTCGTCGAATTCGGCCGCACCCGTGTCCTATGCGCAGCCTCTTTTACCGAAGGAGTCCCGCGATGGAAAAAAGGCAGCGGAACCGGTTGGCTCACCGCCGAATACGCCATGCTTCCCCGCGCCACCAACACCCGCAGCGACCGCGAATCCCGCAAAGGAAAAATCGGAGGCCGCACCCACGAAATCTCCCGACTCATCGGGCGCAGCCTGCGCGCCTGCGTCGACCTAAAACAACTCGGCGAAAACACCATCGTTCTGGACTGTGACGTACTCCAAGCTGACGGAGGAACCCGCACAGCAGCTATCACCGGCGCTTACGTCGCCCTCGTCGACGCAGTCCGCGCCGGACGGAGAATGGGTGCCATCCGTCCCTCCGCCACCCCCATCACCGGCTCCATAGCCGCAGTAAGCGTCGGCGTCGTCGAAGGACACCCAGTCCTGGACCTCGACTACCCAGAAGACTCCACAGCTGACACCGACATGAACATCGTCATGACCGGCGATGGCCGCTTCGTCGAAGTGCAAGGAACAGCCGAAGGTGACCCCTTTGACCGTGAACTCCTCGGCGCACTCCTAGACCTTGCCACCACCGGATGCGCTGAACTCACCCGCCGCCAGCAAGAAGCACTCGAAGCCACCCCGCGGGAGCAGATGTGA
- the rdgB gene encoding RdgB/HAM1 family non-canonical purine NTP pyrophosphatase, translating to MSRRIVLATRNAGKVNELRDIFADVLTDLDLELVGIDAFPDAHDVVETGVTFQANALLKAQAAVAATGLPCLADDSGLAVDVLGGAPGVFSARWSGKHGDDQANLDLLLAQIADVPDEHRAAAFVCAAVLVLPDGRSAVRMGRFTGTIVREPRGTNGFGYDPILLVDGDTRTSAELSPQEKNERSHRGKAFAALAADLREFLG from the coding sequence GTGAGCCGCCGTATCGTCCTGGCAACCCGCAACGCCGGCAAAGTCAACGAACTACGCGATATCTTCGCCGACGTGCTCACCGACCTTGACCTCGAACTCGTGGGCATTGATGCATTCCCCGATGCCCACGACGTCGTCGAAACCGGAGTGACATTCCAAGCCAACGCTCTCCTTAAAGCACAAGCGGCCGTCGCCGCCACGGGGCTTCCTTGCCTCGCCGACGACTCCGGGCTAGCGGTCGATGTTCTCGGCGGAGCCCCAGGAGTGTTCAGTGCACGCTGGTCCGGGAAGCACGGAGATGACCAGGCAAACCTTGACCTGCTCTTAGCCCAAATCGCCGACGTGCCAGACGAACACCGCGCAGCCGCTTTCGTGTGTGCAGCAGTACTCGTCCTTCCCGACGGCCGTTCAGCCGTACGCATGGGCCGATTCACCGGCACTATCGTGCGTGAACCCCGCGGAACTAACGGATTCGGATACGACCCCATCCTCCTTGTCGACGGAGACACTCGCACTTCCGCTGAACTATCCCCACAAGAGAAAAACGAACGTTCCCATCGAGGTAAAGCTTTCGCTGCCCTAGCAGCCGACCTACGCGAATTCCTCGGATAA
- a CDS encoding cytochrome b5 domain-containing protein has protein sequence MQSSGPFDLIGELPVHALTLHATVVLLPLALIALVAVIFTKRIQPRLRTPITIVVMLVGLLTLVTKESGEALEHRIGDPGVHAEYADILTLVTGLTVLATMLWWLLGFFAARKTHQADSPEPLHTEESTAEPHRKTPSASPMLSIASQMLSLLIAVLSVATLILVVMVGHTGATATWKDQISNTTPTSGLQGEDSTTSSTAPSSTSTPTGPSGHLSPSPTRGATPTPTGTRRPITMAQVKQHSTSSSCWVSINNKVYDLTAWISRHPGGPGRIKSLCGTDATAKFSEKHGQERDPNQVLAKYLIGALVTEHQFPPRVR, from the coding sequence ATGCAATCATCAGGACCTTTCGACCTTATCGGCGAGCTGCCTGTACATGCCCTCACCTTGCACGCCACCGTCGTCTTACTCCCCCTGGCCCTCATCGCCCTGGTTGCAGTCATCTTCACCAAGCGCATCCAGCCTCGTCTACGCACCCCCATCACCATCGTGGTGATGCTGGTGGGTCTGCTCACACTCGTTACTAAAGAATCTGGCGAAGCCCTCGAGCACCGCATCGGCGACCCCGGCGTGCACGCCGAATACGCAGACATCCTCACCCTCGTCACTGGCCTCACGGTACTCGCCACCATGCTTTGGTGGCTCTTAGGGTTTTTCGCTGCGCGAAAAACCCACCAAGCTGACTCACCTGAACCTCTCCATACGGAAGAAAGCACGGCAGAACCGCACCGCAAAACCCCTTCTGCCTCCCCTATGCTTTCAATTGCGTCTCAAATGCTTAGCCTGCTCATCGCTGTACTTTCAGTTGCCACGCTGATTCTTGTCGTCATGGTTGGCCACACCGGCGCCACCGCTACCTGGAAAGACCAAATCTCTAACACCACCCCCACTTCCGGATTGCAAGGCGAAGACAGCACTACGTCCTCTACTGCCCCCTCATCGACTTCCACACCTACCGGACCATCAGGGCACTTGTCCCCCTCCCCCACGCGAGGCGCCACCCCAACTCCCACAGGCACCCGCCGCCCCATCACAATGGCACAGGTGAAGCAGCACTCGACATCATCGAGCTGCTGGGTCAGCATCAACAACAAGGTCTACGACCTCACAGCATGGATTTCACGGCACCCCGGCGGCCCTGGACGCATCAAGAGCCTGTGCGGCACCGACGCCACCGCTAAATTCTCGGAAAAGCACGGTCAGGAGCGCGACCCTAACCAGGTTCTAGCCAAATACCTCATCGGCGCTTTGGTTACTGAACACCAGTTCCCGCCCCGCGTCCGGTAA
- the bcp gene encoding thioredoxin-dependent thiol peroxidase, with product MPRLETGQKAPEFSLTAADGSTVSLADYAGRKLIIFFYPAAMTPGCTKEACDFRDSLAPLQQAGYDVIGISPDSPEKLTKFIERDALTYPLLSDPDKTVADAYGAYGEKKLYGKVSIGIIRSTIVIDTDGTVELARYNVKATGHVASLTKQMKLNLT from the coding sequence ATGCCCCGTCTCGAAACCGGCCAAAAAGCCCCCGAGTTCTCTCTCACCGCCGCCGACGGGTCCACCGTTTCCCTCGCCGACTACGCAGGCCGCAAACTCATCATCTTCTTCTACCCCGCCGCGATGACCCCTGGATGCACCAAAGAAGCATGTGACTTCCGTGACTCGCTCGCACCCCTGCAGCAAGCCGGATACGACGTGATCGGCATCAGCCCCGACTCCCCCGAAAAACTCACCAAGTTCATTGAGCGCGATGCCCTCACCTACCCCTTGCTGTCTGACCCAGACAAAACCGTCGCCGACGCCTACGGCGCCTACGGCGAGAAGAAGCTCTACGGCAAGGTATCGATCGGCATTATTCGCTCCACCATCGTCATCGACACCGACGGCACCGTAGAGCTCGCCCGCTACAACGTGAAAGCAACCGGGCACGTCGCATCCTTGACTAAACAGATGAAACTCAACCTCACCTGA
- a CDS encoding DUF3618 domain-containing protein has product MSNGTRSPQEIENDIVRSRNRLAATVDELAYRVKPKTIVARQAESARETLNKAVKNEHGEPRLEVIAPAAIVVVGLTAVAIARRARG; this is encoded by the coding sequence ATGAGCAACGGCACCCGTTCTCCCCAAGAGATCGAGAACGACATTGTCCGGTCCCGGAACCGTTTGGCCGCGACGGTCGACGAGCTGGCATACCGAGTCAAGCCGAAGACGATTGTCGCTCGCCAGGCTGAGTCTGCGCGGGAAACGCTGAACAAGGCTGTGAAGAATGAGCATGGTGAGCCTCGTCTTGAGGTGATTGCCCCGGCAGCGATCGTGGTGGTCGGTTTGACTGCTGTGGCTATCGCACGTCGTGCGCGTGGCTGA
- a CDS encoding GroES family chaperonin — protein sequence MAEVAAEARTSSGLPIRMLGDRVLLRPEDKEGERQSGGGLLIPATASLGKRLAWAEVVAVGQHVRQVSLEDYALFDPSEQPDVELDGVRYVLARERDLHAVRAAPGDDAAAGLYL from the coding sequence GTGGCTGAAGTGGCAGCGGAGGCACGAACCTCATCTGGATTGCCGATCCGGATGCTCGGTGACCGAGTGTTGCTGCGGCCTGAGGATAAAGAGGGTGAGCGGCAGTCTGGCGGGGGATTGTTGATTCCTGCCACGGCCAGCCTTGGTAAGAGGCTTGCCTGGGCGGAGGTTGTTGCTGTGGGGCAGCATGTGCGGCAGGTCTCTTTGGAGGATTACGCGCTGTTTGACCCTAGCGAGCAGCCTGATGTGGAGCTTGATGGCGTGCGGTATGTGTTGGCGCGTGAGCGTGATCTGCATGCGGTGCGGGCTGCGCCTGGCGATGATGCTGCCGCTGGCCTGTATCTGTGA
- a CDS encoding copper resistance CopC family protein, translating into MASPAWAHSQLVDSNPENGARLDAMPSSVTFTFNEEINSQFSQIVLVGNDGKPHPATDIQTKGEKVTAAIPQGLAGPSVKAKYRIVSADGHPVGGEVTFTVPATTSTPSAPAPAASSSATNPAPAPTDTNTPENASEGAKPWLIGAAAAAALLVGGAILLARHKRKQ; encoded by the coding sequence ATGGCATCCCCAGCATGGGCACACTCACAACTGGTCGACTCAAACCCAGAAAACGGTGCTCGCCTAGACGCCATGCCTAGCTCGGTCACTTTCACCTTCAATGAAGAGATCAACTCTCAGTTCTCCCAGATCGTTCTGGTCGGCAATGACGGCAAACCCCACCCCGCCACAGATATACAAACCAAAGGCGAAAAAGTAACCGCCGCCATCCCCCAAGGCCTCGCCGGCCCATCCGTGAAAGCGAAATACCGCATCGTTTCCGCTGACGGGCACCCCGTCGGAGGAGAAGTGACTTTCACCGTGCCGGCAACAACATCCACACCCTCTGCGCCCGCGCCAGCAGCCTCCAGCAGCGCTACCAACCCCGCACCGGCCCCCACAGACACCAACACCCCAGAAAACGCTTCAGAGGGCGCGAAACCATGGCTTATCGGCGCGGCTGCAGCAGCCGCGCTCCTCGTCGGCGGAGCAATCCTCCTCGCCCGCCACAAACGCAAGCAATAA
- the orn gene encoding oligoribonuclease translates to MSNSAKSVNDRIVWIDCEMTGLSLEHDALIEVAAIVTNFDLEPLDEGVDVIIKPPAEALAQMNDFVHQMHVDSGLLAELDGGVSLDEAQRQVLAYVRGHAPEAGKAPLGGNTVGTDRSFLARDMPELEGHLHYRNIDVSSVKELSRRWFPRAYFNAPAKQGGHRALGDIRDSINELRYYREAVFVADPGPDSATAKEIAARHELPVPDGGAGVS, encoded by the coding sequence GTGAGCAATTCTGCGAAGAGTGTTAATGACCGCATCGTGTGGATCGACTGCGAGATGACGGGTTTGTCTTTGGAGCATGACGCCTTGATTGAGGTGGCTGCAATTGTGACGAACTTTGATCTTGAGCCGTTGGATGAGGGGGTTGATGTGATCATCAAGCCTCCGGCGGAGGCGTTGGCTCAGATGAATGATTTTGTGCATCAGATGCATGTCGACTCGGGTTTGCTTGCCGAGTTGGATGGTGGGGTGTCGCTGGATGAGGCGCAGCGGCAGGTTCTTGCGTATGTGCGTGGTCATGCTCCTGAGGCGGGTAAGGCGCCTTTGGGGGGTAACACGGTGGGCACGGATCGGTCGTTTTTGGCGCGGGATATGCCTGAGTTGGAGGGGCATCTTCATTACCGGAATATTGATGTGAGTTCGGTGAAGGAGTTGTCGCGTCGGTGGTTCCCGCGGGCGTATTTCAATGCGCCGGCTAAGCAGGGTGGGCACCGGGCATTGGGGGATATTCGGGACAGCATCAATGAGCTGCGGTATTACCGTGAGGCGGTATTTGTGGCTGATCCGGGGCCGGATTCTGCGACGGCTAAGGAGATCGCGGCGCGGCATGAGTTGCCGGTTCCTGATGGTGGTGCTGGGGTGTCCTGA
- a CDS encoding PrsW family intramembrane metalloprotease translates to MDQRSTHPTTTQTVRAQRSRRQRLRRGFVFAAVLLAFGVTGWLLPTVIGLELGGATGLLALTVSLLPVGIVMPLLLWLDAYEAEPPAMVMLAFLWGAVIATGTALALNTGSTLLLASATADPDAVSAVLVAPIVEESLKGAGLLFILFWRREEFDGIIDGIVYAGVIACGFAFAENILYLGRAFNENGTEGLVAVFVIRGLISPFAHPLFTGVTGVALGWSLHRGPLLRCIIPPLGLCAAMTLHAAWNLSSVTGAGGFWSAYLVFQMPIFAAFTAFAIWVRVRERGLIRSHLTVYADYGWISPAEVRMLTSISERRTARSWAHTVGGREGKTAMRDFQDDAVELAMLRRRMTNGSAGPGAPAEERRLLEAMTAARAVLG, encoded by the coding sequence ATGGACCAGCGGTCCACGCACCCCACCACCACACAAACCGTGCGCGCCCAACGCTCACGGCGACAACGCCTCCGCCGCGGCTTTGTCTTCGCTGCCGTTCTTCTCGCATTCGGTGTCACCGGATGGCTCCTACCCACCGTCATCGGACTCGAACTCGGCGGAGCCACCGGACTACTCGCCCTGACCGTGTCTCTGCTGCCCGTAGGCATCGTCATGCCACTACTGCTCTGGCTCGACGCCTACGAAGCCGAACCCCCCGCCATGGTCATGCTCGCCTTCCTCTGGGGCGCAGTCATCGCCACCGGAACCGCCCTAGCCCTCAACACCGGATCCACCCTGCTCCTAGCCTCAGCCACCGCCGACCCAGACGCCGTCAGCGCCGTACTCGTAGCCCCCATCGTGGAAGAATCACTCAAAGGAGCAGGCCTGCTATTCATCCTGTTCTGGCGACGTGAAGAGTTCGACGGAATCATCGACGGAATCGTCTACGCCGGCGTCATCGCCTGCGGTTTCGCATTCGCCGAAAACATCCTCTACCTCGGCCGCGCCTTCAACGAGAACGGCACCGAAGGCCTCGTAGCCGTCTTCGTCATCCGCGGCCTCATCTCCCCATTCGCCCACCCCCTATTCACCGGCGTCACCGGCGTGGCACTCGGCTGGAGTCTGCACCGCGGCCCCCTCCTACGCTGCATCATCCCGCCACTAGGCCTCTGCGCAGCCATGACCCTCCATGCCGCCTGGAACCTCTCCTCCGTCACCGGCGCAGGTGGATTCTGGTCCGCCTACCTCGTATTCCAAATGCCCATCTTCGCCGCATTCACCGCCTTCGCGATCTGGGTACGCGTACGCGAACGCGGCCTCATCCGCAGCCACCTGACCGTCTACGCCGACTACGGATGGATCTCCCCAGCCGAAGTACGCATGCTCACCAGCATCTCCGAACGCCGCACCGCACGATCCTGGGCCCACACCGTCGGCGGACGAGAAGGCAAAACAGCCATGCGCGACTTCCAAGACGATGCCGTCGAACTAGCCATGCTCCGCCGCCGCATGACCAACGGCAGTGCCGGCCCCGGCGCCCCCGCCGAAGAACGACGCCTCCTCGAAGCCATGACAGCCGCACGCGCCGTACTGGGCTAA